The proteins below come from a single Fodinicurvata sp. EGI_FJ10296 genomic window:
- a CDS encoding ATP-binding protein: MTLEPLTSAVGPRDGATSGRTADPGAPPKAEADSGYRSPQPTSPAEGLHAAAPLELPFASTRGLVFAVAYIVVWYMTWNLSGLLPGGTGVSLWYPTAGLTMALLLAFGGRVMPLAFIAGFVGIVAADRTTPSIQLLIFAALGSGIPVLCYALAARFLTGTLSFDRRVASLRSAVLFLIVMPLAAMATSFATVAPVFLSGGLPARAFIDMWLGWWLGDLLGLLTVTPALLVIVAPIVSDWAVRRPVRLAAATRQRDPATSSMAGRIFVAAALGIAGVALLAAAGLPYSRPDHTAIDGRIGLEFGFLLFLPLIGVGIRFGVRGTTVAILAITLTVALAVAWTGTSVSSGPYQLLIGSMAAMGLALGAAVSARNDAMASVEAARQDLENRVAERTRALRDEVDRRSRAEAQARAAQAAAEAASSAKSTALSQMTHEFRTPLNAIIGFSDMMRGELLGPLGSPKYVSYAEHINSSGQHLLALLDDIIDLSRVEAGMITVAADRIDLADLAREASALLAPDSEPKKIRLTLNVPDEAPIIGDACRVRQILLNLLSNAVKYTQAGGAVEMAVTTLDDGRVQLSITDNGRGIDPDDLAHLGQPFFRGHHAERLEESGSGIGLTVVFQYARAHNATVAFDSNPGDGTRVTVVFPRPARSNDLAPAETAQMKATPTMAADPPKHGLTAAAMAAGQ, translated from the coding sequence TTGACGCTCGAACCCCTCACCTCAGCCGTCGGACCGCGCGATGGCGCGACATCCGGCAGGACCGCCGATCCTGGCGCGCCGCCGAAAGCGGAAGCCGACTCCGGATATCGTTCGCCGCAGCCGACGTCCCCGGCGGAAGGGCTGCACGCCGCAGCACCGCTCGAATTACCCTTCGCGTCGACCCGCGGACTGGTCTTCGCCGTCGCCTATATCGTCGTCTGGTACATGACGTGGAACCTGTCCGGCCTGTTGCCAGGCGGCACCGGCGTCAGTCTCTGGTATCCTACCGCCGGCCTTACCATGGCTCTGTTGCTGGCTTTCGGCGGACGGGTGATGCCGCTTGCCTTCATCGCCGGATTCGTGGGCATCGTGGCGGCCGACCGCACCACGCCATCGATCCAACTCCTGATATTCGCCGCGCTCGGCAGTGGAATCCCGGTTCTGTGCTATGCTTTGGCGGCTCGGTTTCTCACCGGCACACTTTCATTCGACCGCCGGGTTGCCAGCCTCCGGTCGGCGGTGCTCTTTCTGATCGTGATGCCTCTGGCGGCGATGGCGACGTCGTTCGCAACAGTCGCGCCGGTCTTCCTGTCTGGTGGATTGCCGGCCCGCGCCTTCATCGATATGTGGCTCGGATGGTGGCTCGGCGATCTCCTCGGATTGCTGACGGTGACACCGGCCTTGCTCGTCATCGTCGCGCCGATCGTCTCGGACTGGGCCGTTCGGCGGCCGGTGCGTCTGGCCGCGGCCACCCGGCAGCGCGATCCGGCAACCAGCAGCATGGCAGGTCGCATCTTCGTCGCCGCTGCACTGGGTATTGCCGGCGTCGCCCTGTTGGCGGCTGCGGGATTGCCCTATTCCCGGCCCGATCATACGGCAATCGACGGGCGCATAGGACTGGAATTCGGGTTCCTCTTGTTCCTGCCCCTGATCGGGGTCGGAATCCGCTTCGGCGTCCGCGGCACCACGGTCGCCATCCTGGCGATCACGCTGACCGTCGCACTGGCCGTCGCCTGGACGGGAACCAGCGTTTCTTCCGGCCCCTATCAGCTGCTGATCGGCTCCATGGCCGCTATGGGCCTGGCACTCGGTGCCGCCGTTTCCGCGCGCAACGACGCCATGGCCAGTGTCGAGGCGGCCCGTCAGGATCTGGAAAACCGGGTCGCGGAACGAACCCGGGCACTACGCGATGAAGTCGACCGCCGCAGCCGGGCCGAGGCGCAGGCCCGAGCCGCGCAAGCCGCCGCCGAAGCCGCGAGTTCGGCAAAATCGACCGCGCTGTCCCAGATGACGCATGAATTCCGGACGCCGCTGAACGCCATCATCGGCTTCAGCGACATGATGCGCGGCGAACTTCTGGGCCCACTCGGCTCGCCCAAATACGTGAGCTATGCGGAGCATATCAACAGCAGCGGGCAGCACCTGCTCGCCCTGCTGGACGACATCATCGATCTTTCGCGGGTGGAGGCCGGAATGATCACCGTCGCCGCAGACCGGATCGATCTTGCCGACCTCGCGCGCGAGGCATCCGCCTTGCTGGCCCCGGACAGCGAACCCAAGAAGATCCGACTGACGCTGAATGTTCCCGACGAAGCGCCAATCATCGGCGACGCCTGCCGGGTCCGTCAGATCCTGCTCAACCTGCTGTCGAATGCCGTCAAATACACGCAGGCCGGAGGGGCGGTCGAGATGGCGGTGACGACGCTGGACGATGGCCGGGTGCAGTTGTCGATCACCGATAACGGGCGGGGCATTGACCCCGATGATCTGGCCCATCTCGGCCAGCCATTCTTTCGCGGCCATCACGCCGAACGGCTGGAGGAAAGCGGTTCGGGCATCGGCCTGACCGTGGTGTTTCAATACGCCCGCGCTCACAACGCGACGGTCGCCTTCGACAGCAATCCCGGCGACGGCACCCGCGTGACCGTCGTGTTCCCGCGTCCGGCTCGCAGCAATGATCTTGCGCCGGCCGAAACGGCCCAGATGAAGGCGACCCCCACTATGGCAGCGGATCCCCCGAAACACGGGTTGACGGCGGCCGCTATGGCAGCGGGGCAATGA
- a CDS encoding ABC transporter substrate-binding protein: MITETKRFPAARRLAGVLAGSAVAALMAAAPVAQAQAQDITVGSKIDTEGALLGNMLMILLEDAGFTVDNKIQLGATSVVRQALIAGEIDIYPEYTGNGAFFFDRQGDQAWNNRGAGYELVSQLDAQENNLVWLTPAPANNTWALAVRQDVAAENDLETMEDFGAWVSGGGDAMLAASAEFVESPNALPAFQEAYGFELTDDQMLVLSGGDTAATIRAAAEQTNGTNTAMVYGTDGALSAVGLVVMEDTQGVQMVYEPAPVVRGEVLEEHPEIRDIIDPVFETLGLQTLQSLNAAIIVEGRDAGQVARSYLEEEGFIN, encoded by the coding sequence ATGATCACGGAAACCAAACGCTTCCCCGCGGCCCGCCGACTTGCCGGTGTTTTGGCCGGATCGGCCGTTGCCGCGCTCATGGCGGCAGCCCCTGTGGCTCAGGCCCAGGCTCAGGACATTACCGTCGGATCGAAGATCGACACCGAAGGCGCCCTGCTCGGCAACATGCTGATGATCCTGCTGGAGGATGCGGGCTTCACGGTCGATAACAAGATCCAGCTGGGTGCGACCAGCGTCGTGCGCCAGGCGCTCATCGCGGGCGAGATCGATATCTACCCCGAATATACCGGCAATGGCGCGTTCTTCTTCGACCGTCAGGGTGACCAGGCCTGGAACAATCGGGGCGCGGGTTATGAATTGGTCTCGCAACTGGATGCGCAGGAAAACAATCTGGTCTGGCTGACGCCGGCCCCGGCCAACAACACCTGGGCGCTCGCCGTGCGCCAGGATGTGGCGGCCGAGAACGATCTCGAAACCATGGAGGATTTCGGTGCCTGGGTTTCCGGTGGCGGCGACGCCATGCTGGCGGCGTCGGCGGAGTTCGTGGAGTCGCCGAACGCACTGCCCGCCTTTCAGGAAGCGTACGGCTTCGAGTTGACCGACGACCAGATGCTGGTTCTGAGCGGCGGCGACACGGCGGCGACCATCCGCGCGGCCGCCGAACAGACCAACGGCACCAACACCGCCATGGTCTATGGCACCGACGGCGCGCTGTCGGCGGTCGGTCTGGTGGTCATGGAGGATACGCAGGGCGTCCAGATGGTTTACGAGCCGGCGCCTGTCGTGCGGGGCGAGGTGCTGGAAGAGCATCCCGAGATCCGCGACATCATCGATCCGGTCTTCGAGACGCTGGGCCTGCAGACGCTGCAATCCCTCAACGCGGCGATCATCGTCGAGGGGCGGGACGCAGGGCAGGTCGCCCGCTCGTATCTTGAGGAAGAAGGCTTCATCAACTGA
- a CDS encoding ABC transporter permease, translated as MTIIANRVLTTLLVSGVVGVSLMPFASHAPNRIVSGTAFGIAEALSPWHLAIAAVLTLVLAVAATPALSRLVLPRLAAGRTGAGAGAGIGGPLVALGAAPLLLLTIMYGAGDFATRMTDPEMTAARTSLGGAFWVAVFSLTLIMMDGLQRLRVGSLVAVGYGLAVGAAVFALFAAGVFDDLSILREYANRRSAFTAAMSRHIFLVAGALGPALLIGIALGLWALRRKPVRGGVFGLLNFFQTIPSIALFGLLIAPLAALGAAVPLLFDLGVRGIGMAPALLALVMYALLPIARNTYAGFAAVPTAVIEAARGMGMSRLAILLKVEAPLALPILLSGLRIVVVQLIGLAVVAALIGAGGLGSFIFQGLGQNAIDLVLLGAIPTIAMAVLADGVLQVFISLSQPRGQA; from the coding sequence ATGACCATCATCGCCAACCGTGTGCTGACGACGCTGCTCGTTTCAGGCGTCGTCGGGGTATCGCTGATGCCGTTCGCCAGCCATGCGCCCAACCGCATCGTTTCCGGGACTGCCTTCGGCATCGCAGAGGCCTTGTCGCCCTGGCATCTGGCGATCGCGGCTGTGCTGACCCTGGTGCTCGCGGTTGCCGCGACTCCTGCCCTGAGCCGGCTGGTCCTGCCCCGCCTGGCGGCCGGACGAACCGGGGCGGGAGCCGGCGCCGGGATCGGTGGCCCCTTGGTTGCCCTGGGTGCGGCGCCACTGCTGTTGCTGACCATCATGTATGGGGCCGGTGACTTTGCCACCCGAATGACCGATCCCGAAATGACGGCGGCCCGGACATCCCTGGGCGGCGCCTTCTGGGTCGCGGTATTCTCACTTACGCTGATCATGATGGATGGGCTGCAGCGCCTTCGCGTCGGCTCACTCGTCGCCGTCGGCTATGGTCTTGCGGTCGGTGCGGCGGTCTTTGCGCTGTTTGCCGCCGGCGTCTTCGACGACCTTTCCATCCTGCGGGAATATGCGAACCGGCGGTCGGCCTTTACCGCCGCCATGTCCCGGCACATCTTCCTGGTTGCGGGGGCGCTGGGGCCGGCCCTGCTGATCGGCATCGCGCTGGGCCTGTGGGCGCTGCGCCGGAAACCGGTGCGCGGCGGCGTCTTCGGACTGCTCAATTTCTTCCAGACCATCCCCAGTATTGCATTGTTCGGCTTGCTGATCGCGCCGCTGGCGGCGCTGGGCGCGGCCGTGCCGCTGCTTTTCGATCTTGGTGTCCGGGGCATCGGCATGGCGCCCGCGTTGCTGGCGCTGGTCATGTACGCGCTGCTGCCGATCGCGCGTAACACCTATGCGGGATTCGCCGCCGTGCCCACCGCCGTCATCGAGGCGGCACGCGGTATGGGGATGAGCCGGCTGGCTATATTGCTCAAGGTCGAAGCACCGCTGGCGCTGCCGATCCTGCTGTCCGGGCTGCGGATCGTCGTGGTCCAGTTGATCGGTCTGGCCGTGGTTGCCGCCTTGATCGGGGCGGGCGGCCTGGGGTCGTTCATTTTTCAGGGACTGGGGCAGAACGCGATCGATCTGGTACTGCTGGGCGCCATACCGACCATTGCGATGGCTGTGCTGGCCGACGGCGTGCTCCAGGTCTTTATCAGCCTCAGCCAACCGCGAGGGCAGGCATGA
- a CDS encoding glycosyl hydrolase 108 family protein codes for MTANQSAGDAFERALDFVLRHEGGFADHPEDPGGATNFGITLATYRGWARRNGLPEPGVDDLKSIPEIHVFDIYRHGYWRACHGPDLPVHLAFAVFDMAVNAGPARAVRLLQQALDVTVDGLVGGQTLAAAMARADDPTCFDDYTARRLAYYGRLSTFPTFGLGWSRRAVACHQEAEALAPWRDGERVGARDGATGPVRRARAAPQHPTPSITSSSLWRRLWNSWI; via the coding sequence ATGACCGCCAATCAGAGCGCCGGCGATGCGTTCGAGCGCGCACTCGACTTCGTTCTGCGGCACGAAGGCGGGTTCGCCGACCATCCTGAAGATCCGGGTGGGGCGACCAACTTTGGCATTACGCTTGCCACCTATCGCGGCTGGGCGCGCCGTAACGGACTCCCCGAACCGGGTGTGGACGACCTCAAATCCATTCCCGAGATACACGTCTTTGATATCTATCGCCATGGCTACTGGCGGGCCTGTCACGGCCCCGATCTGCCGGTGCATCTGGCTTTCGCCGTCTTCGATATGGCGGTCAACGCCGGCCCGGCCCGGGCTGTCCGGCTGTTGCAGCAGGCCCTCGACGTCACTGTCGACGGGCTGGTCGGTGGACAAACGCTGGCCGCCGCGATGGCGAGGGCGGACGACCCGACCTGCTTCGACGACTATACCGCCCGAAGACTGGCCTATTACGGGCGGCTGTCGACCTTTCCGACATTCGGTCTCGGCTGGTCGCGGCGCGCCGTCGCCTGTCACCAGGAAGCCGAAGCCCTGGCTCCCTGGCGAGACGGGGAAAGAGTTGGGGCGAGAGACGGGGCGACCGGGCCGGTGCGCAGGGCCCGCGCAGCGCCGCAGCACCCGACACCATCGATCACATCATCATCTTTGTGGAGGCGACTATGGAATTCCTGGATCTGA
- a CDS encoding DUF2799 domain-containing protein codes for MQHGFVGVTAMVLLAWGVSACATLSEGECRTANWYELGRLDGANGQPRSRLNNHAEACGEYGIIPNPEAYFQGRDDGLARYCTPESGFEVGRSGGSYQGVCPPGDEAGFLAGYRDGRAIHQVSQELASVERDIDRLENRLASDGVDEDERRALRLEIRALDREFRSLNRELVRMESNAATRGSWKR; via the coding sequence ATGCAACACGGTTTCGTCGGGGTCACGGCCATGGTTCTGCTGGCGTGGGGCGTATCGGCCTGCGCCACATTATCCGAAGGTGAGTGCCGAACGGCGAATTGGTACGAACTCGGCCGGCTCGACGGCGCCAACGGCCAGCCCCGCTCGCGGCTCAACAATCACGCCGAGGCCTGCGGCGAATACGGTATTATCCCCAACCCGGAGGCCTATTTCCAGGGTCGCGACGACGGACTTGCGCGGTACTGCACGCCGGAAAGCGGTTTCGAGGTCGGCCGAAGCGGCGGTAGCTATCAGGGGGTCTGTCCGCCCGGCGATGAAGCCGGGTTCCTGGCGGGCTATCGCGATGGCAGGGCCATTCACCAGGTTTCGCAGGAACTGGCAAGCGTCGAGCGCGACATCGACCGCCTGGAAAACCGACTTGCCAGCGATGGCGTCGACGAGGACGAACGCCGCGCGCTACGCCTGGAGATCCGGGCCCTGGACCGCGAGTTCCGGTCGCTGAACCGGGAACTCGTGCGCATGGAGAGCAACGCGGCAACGCGGGGGAGCTGGAAACGCTGA
- a CDS encoding CBS domain-containing protein, translating to MTVASILQVKGSAVYSVTPDATVREAAATMAERKVGALLVMDKDERLLGLVSERDFVRVIARQGDIASTVGEVMTAEVYTCAPSDSISDLMHTMTERRIRHLPVMNAGRVVGMVSIGDVVKSRMADIEEEATLLRAYISQ from the coding sequence ATGACTGTTGCATCGATCCTTCAGGTCAAGGGGTCAGCCGTTTACAGCGTCACCCCCGACGCGACGGTTCGAGAAGCCGCCGCGACGATGGCCGAACGCAAGGTTGGCGCCCTTCTCGTCATGGACAAGGACGAGCGGTTGCTCGGTCTCGTGTCGGAACGCGATTTTGTCCGCGTCATCGCCCGCCAGGGCGATATCGCCTCGACCGTCGGAGAGGTCATGACGGCCGAAGTCTATACTTGCGCGCCGTCGGACAGTATCAGCGATCTGATGCATACCATGACCGAAAGGCGGATCAGGCATCTTCCTGTAATGAACGCCGGTCGTGTCGTCGGCATGGTGTCGATCGGCGACGTCGTGAAGAGCCGTATGGCCGATATCGAAGAAGAAGCGACGCTGCTGCGGGCCTATATCAGCCAGTAG
- the acnA gene encoding aconitate hydratase AcnA — MTFTGQDTLKTRRTLSVDGKDYDYFSLEAAKEHVGDISRLPFSLKVLLENLLRFEDGRSVKVDDVKNVADWLKTKSSTAEIAYRPARVLMQDFTGVPAVVDLAAMREAMISLGGEAERINPLTAVDLVIDHSVMVDEFGGPDSFKHNVEREFERNQERYSFLRWGQTAFDNFRVVPPGTGICHQVNLEYLAKTVWYEKDDKTGNTVAYPDTLVGTDSHTTMVNGLAVLGWGVGGIEAEAAMLGQPISMVVPEVIGFRITGKPKEGTTATDLVLTVTQMLRNKGVVGKFVEFYGDGLDQMTLADRATIGNMAPEYGATCGFFPIDNETLRYLQFTGRPEHEVRLVEAYAKAQGMWRDADAPEPEFTDSLELDLGDVVPSLAGPKRPQDRVLLTEASAEFVRHLSRELGIDATGAEGRMADEAGATAPAARSGNGLSNPVPVEGADYELDHGDVVIAAITSCTNTSNPAVMLAAGLVARNAAARGMKVKPWVKTSLAPGSQVVTDYLEAAGLQDDLDTLGFNLVGYGCTTCIGNSGPLSEPIANAIEKGNLIVSSVLSGNRNFEGRINPHAKANYLASPPLVVAFALAGSTKVDVANEPLGEDRDGKPVYLKDIWPSNEEIRNTIETVLTPDMFRRRYDNVFEGPKEWQSVKTSSGLTYTWDVGSTYVKSPPFFENMSRTPDPITDITGARVLASLGDSVTTDHISPAGAIKKDSPAGSYLTDRQVPPREFNSYGARRGNHEIMMRGTFANIRIRNELVPGIEGGYTRYMPSGDVMPIYDAAMRYQDAGVPLAIIAGKEYGTGSSRDWAAKGTRLLGVKAVVAESFERIHRSNLVGMGVLPLQFKDGTTRGDLALKGDETFDFDGIAEGLAPRAEITMTINRADGSKDEIPLLVRIDTLDELEYYRHGGILHYVLRGMVDQPKQAAE; from the coding sequence GTGACGTTTACAGGGCAAGATACACTCAAGACACGTCGTACGCTGAGCGTGGACGGCAAGGACTATGACTATTTCAGCCTGGAGGCCGCCAAGGAGCATGTCGGCGACATCTCGCGGCTGCCATTCTCGTTGAAGGTTCTTCTGGAGAATCTGCTGCGATTCGAGGACGGCCGCTCGGTCAAGGTTGACGATGTGAAGAACGTCGCCGATTGGCTCAAGACGAAATCATCGACAGCCGAAATCGCCTATCGTCCGGCGCGGGTTCTGATGCAGGATTTCACCGGCGTGCCGGCCGTGGTCGATCTGGCCGCGATGCGCGAAGCCATGATCAGCCTTGGCGGCGAGGCCGAACGGATCAACCCGCTGACGGCGGTCGATCTGGTCATCGACCATTCGGTCATGGTGGATGAATTCGGCGGACCGGACAGCTTCAAGCATAATGTCGAGCGCGAGTTCGAGCGCAATCAGGAACGTTATTCGTTTCTGCGCTGGGGTCAGACGGCGTTCGACAACTTCCGCGTCGTACCGCCGGGCACCGGCATCTGCCATCAGGTGAACCTGGAATACCTGGCCAAGACGGTCTGGTACGAAAAGGACGACAAGACCGGCAATACCGTTGCCTATCCCGACACCCTCGTCGGCACCGACAGCCACACGACCATGGTCAACGGTCTGGCCGTTCTGGGTTGGGGCGTCGGCGGCATCGAAGCCGAGGCCGCGATGCTCGGCCAGCCGATTTCCATGGTCGTGCCCGAGGTGATCGGCTTCCGGATCACCGGCAAGCCAAAAGAGGGAACCACCGCGACCGATCTGGTTCTGACCGTGACGCAGATGCTGCGCAACAAGGGCGTCGTCGGCAAATTCGTCGAGTTCTATGGCGACGGGCTGGACCAGATGACGCTGGCCGACCGGGCGACGATCGGCAACATGGCGCCGGAATACGGCGCGACCTGCGGCTTCTTCCCGATCGACAACGAAACCCTGCGCTACCTGCAGTTCACCGGTCGCCCGGAACACGAGGTGCGCCTGGTCGAAGCCTATGCCAAGGCTCAGGGCATGTGGCGCGACGCCGACGCGCCGGAGCCGGAATTCACGGATTCGCTGGAACTCGATCTGGGCGATGTCGTGCCGTCGCTCGCCGGACCCAAACGCCCGCAGGACCGCGTGCTGCTGACCGAGGCGTCGGCTGAGTTCGTGCGCCATTTGTCCAGGGAACTGGGCATCGACGCCACCGGCGCCGAAGGCCGGATGGCCGATGAGGCCGGTGCCACGGCACCAGCCGCCAGATCGGGTAACGGGCTTTCCAATCCGGTACCGGTCGAAGGCGCGGACTATGAACTGGATCATGGTGACGTCGTCATCGCTGCGATCACCAGTTGCACCAACACCTCGAACCCGGCGGTCATGCTGGCGGCCGGTCTGGTGGCCCGAAACGCCGCGGCGCGGGGCATGAAGGTCAAGCCGTGGGTAAAGACGTCGCTGGCGCCCGGATCCCAGGTGGTGACGGATTATCTGGAAGCTGCCGGACTTCAGGACGATCTCGACACACTCGGCTTCAATCTCGTCGGCTATGGCTGCACCACCTGTATCGGCAATTCCGGCCCGCTATCCGAGCCGATCGCCAATGCCATCGAAAAGGGCAACCTGATCGTCTCGTCGGTTCTGTCGGGTAACCGGAATTTCGAAGGCCGGATCAACCCGCATGCCAAGGCCAACTATCTGGCCTCGCCGCCGCTGGTCGTGGCCTTCGCCCTGGCCGGATCGACCAAGGTCGATGTCGCCAACGAGCCGCTGGGCGAAGACAGGGACGGCAAGCCCGTCTATCTGAAGGATATCTGGCCAAGCAACGAGGAGATCCGCAACACGATCGAGACCGTGCTGACGCCGGACATGTTCCGCCGGCGCTACGACAACGTGTTCGAAGGGCCCAAGGAGTGGCAGTCGGTCAAGACCAGCAGCGGCCTCACCTATACCTGGGATGTCGGGTCGACCTATGTGAAGTCGCCACCGTTCTTCGAGAACATGAGCCGGACGCCCGATCCAATCACGGACATCACGGGCGCGCGGGTGCTGGCGTCGCTTGGCGATAGCGTGACCACGGACCACATCTCGCCGGCCGGCGCGATCAAGAAAGACAGCCCCGCCGGGTCGTACCTGACCGATCGTCAGGTGCCGCCGCGCGAGTTCAACTCCTATGGCGCGCGTCGCGGCAATCACGAAATCATGATGCGCGGCACTTTCGCCAATATCCGGATCCGCAACGAACTGGTCCCCGGCATCGAGGGCGGCTATACCCGCTATATGCCGTCGGGCGACGTAATGCCGATCTATGATGCCGCGATGCGCTATCAGGACGCGGGCGTGCCCCTGGCCATCATTGCCGGCAAGGAATACGGCACCGGCTCCAGCCGCGACTGGGCGGCCAAGGGCACCAGACTGCTGGGCGTCAAGGCCGTGGTGGCGGAGAGCTTCGAGCGCATCCACCGGTCGAACCTCGTCGGCATGGGTGTCCTGCCGCTGCAGTTCAAGGACGGCACGACCCGTGGCGACCTTGCGCTCAAGGGCGACGAAACGTTCGATTTCGACGGCATCGCCGAGGGCCTCGCACCGCGCGCCGAGATCACGATGACCATAAACCGGGCCGACGGCAGCAAGGACGAGATCCCGCTGCTGGTGCGCATCGATACGCTGGACGAACTGGAATACTACCGCCACGGCGGCATTCTTCACTACGTCCTGCGCGGCATGGTCGACCAGCCGAAGCAGGCTGCGGAGTAA
- the bfr gene encoding bacterioferritin: MKGDPNVIKHMNGILTNELSATNQYFLHARILKNWGILTLADKIYEESIGEMKHADLLIERILMLDGLPNLQDLHSLKVGESVEEMFTADMGLEKQNQADLKEAIKAAEQANDYVSRDILLKILRETEEHIDWVEAQQDLVRMVGIQNYIQERIGRIDDE; encoded by the coding sequence ATGAAGGGTGACCCGAACGTCATCAAGCATATGAACGGGATTCTCACGAACGAGCTTTCCGCGACCAATCAGTATTTCCTGCATGCGCGGATTCTGAAAAACTGGGGAATTCTCACCCTCGCCGACAAGATATACGAGGAATCGATCGGCGAAATGAAGCACGCCGACCTGCTGATCGAGCGGATACTGATGCTCGACGGCTTGCCCAATCTTCAGGATTTGCACAGCTTGAAGGTCGGTGAGTCGGTGGAAGAAATGTTCACCGCCGATATGGGGCTGGAAAAGCAGAACCAGGCCGACCTCAAGGAGGCGATCAAGGCCGCGGAACAGGCCAACGACTACGTGTCGCGGGACATTCTGCTGAAGATCCTGCGGGAGACCGAGGAGCATATCGATTGGGTCGAGGCGCAGCAGGATCTGGTCCGTATGGTCGGCATCCAGAACTACATTCAGGAGCGCATCGGCCGTATCGACGACGAGTGA